The Centroberyx gerrardi isolate f3 chromosome 7, fCenGer3.hap1.cur.20231027, whole genome shotgun sequence genome contains a region encoding:
- the rmi2 gene encoding recQ-mediated genome instability protein 2 has translation MNNTEKTAGERKRPPPVKLLSGQLREGRLSGDECLVRAGHGGSVPVSMVWMQGTVLEAQLDRNTVLLLDETGTFVVQGVNNIPKGKPCLSQGKYVMVMGAIQAISPEPVIRAVKMADLSQHAAVHRRMWKLEVEDLQQVLTGMQ, from the exons ATGAataacacagagaaaacagcagGGGAGAGAAAACGGCCGCCGCCCGTCAAACTCCTGTCCGGCCAGCTGAGAGAGGGGAGGCTCAGCGGGGACGAGTGTCTGGTCAGGGCCGGGCATGGTGGCTCCGTCCCGGTGTCCATGGTGTGGATGCAGGGGACTGTGCTGGAAGCCCAACTGGACCGCAACaccgtgctgctgctggacGAGACGGGCACCTTTGTTGTTCAGGGTGTCAACAACATTCCTAAAGGGAAACCGTGTTTATCCCAAG GCAAATATGTCATGGTGATGGGTGCCATCCAGGCCATCTCCCCGGAGCCAGTCATCCGTGCGGTGAAAATGGCAGACCTGTCCCAGCATGCCGCAGTTCACAGGAGGATGTGGAAGCTGGAGGTGGAGGATCTGCAGCAGGTGCTGACTGGAATGCAGTAA